A genomic region of Rhodococcus oxybenzonivorans contains the following coding sequences:
- a CDS encoding 3-hydroxyacyl-CoA dehydrogenase family protein yields the protein MTVPEHVGVVGGGRMGAGIAQVFAALGSTVVVAEAADQKAALGRVETGLARAHERGKLANSSPEEVLARVTTVAGPTDLPSELDLVVEAVPEIPSLKVEVLSLIDKTVLAKTVIASNTSSLSIAELGAAVNDPARFIGMHFFNPVPASRLVEIVRAPATSPDVVERVRAWVSLLGKTEVLVNDSPGFATSRLGVCLGLEAIRMLEEGVADAESIDRAMELGYKHPMGPLRSTDLVGLDVRLAIAEHLASTIGERFTPPQLLRDKVARGELGRKSGKGFHEWESK from the coding sequence ATGACAGTTCCCGAGCATGTAGGTGTCGTCGGCGGCGGGCGGATGGGCGCGGGCATCGCGCAGGTTTTTGCGGCGCTGGGTTCGACCGTCGTCGTCGCCGAGGCCGCCGATCAGAAGGCAGCGTTGGGGCGCGTCGAAACGGGTCTTGCTCGTGCCCACGAACGCGGCAAACTGGCAAATTCCAGCCCCGAGGAGGTTCTGGCTCGCGTCACCACCGTCGCCGGGCCTACCGACCTTCCGTCCGAGCTGGACCTGGTCGTCGAGGCTGTTCCGGAGATTCCGTCGCTCAAGGTCGAGGTGCTCTCGCTCATCGACAAGACGGTTCTTGCCAAGACGGTCATCGCGTCCAATACCAGTTCCCTCTCCATCGCCGAACTCGGTGCCGCTGTGAACGACCCCGCCCGTTTCATCGGAATGCATTTCTTCAACCCGGTTCCGGCGTCGAGGCTGGTGGAAATCGTGCGGGCGCCTGCGACGTCGCCTGACGTGGTCGAGCGCGTGCGCGCATGGGTGTCACTGCTCGGCAAGACCGAAGTACTCGTCAACGATTCCCCCGGTTTCGCCACCAGCCGCCTCGGCGTCTGCCTCGGGCTCGAGGCCATCCGCATGCTCGAGGAGGGTGTCGCTGACGCCGAATCGATCGATCGAGCGATGGAACTCGGTTACAAGCATCCGATGGGTCCGTTGCGAAGTACGGATCTCGTAGGACTCGACGTCAGGCTGGCCATCGCCGAGCACCTGGCATCGACGATCGGTGAACGTTTCACCCCACCGCAGCTGCTTCGCGACAAGGTTGCGCGCGGCGAGCTAGGGCGCAAATCAGGCAAGGGGTTTCACGAATGGGAGAGCAAATGA
- a CDS encoding enoyl-CoA hydratase/isomerase family protein, whose translation MNTLVVEELADRVVVTLVREKQRNAIDAEMISELHEVCARVEHDPKMLLLTGQGDHFAGGADISQLRARTRDDALRGINRNLFDRIAALPLPTVAAIRGYALGGGAELSYACDIRIASSTAVFGNPEPGLGIMAAAGASYRLPTLVGVSVAKQVLLGGRTLDAEAALCSGLVMDVVENPLAAAHALLDRVAKQAPLALKLTKKIVDAPGSHPWADDIAQAVLFETEDKQRRMTAFLEKK comes from the coding sequence GTGAACACGCTCGTCGTAGAGGAACTCGCGGACCGCGTCGTCGTGACGCTCGTTCGCGAGAAGCAGCGCAATGCTATCGATGCGGAGATGATCTCCGAGCTGCACGAGGTCTGCGCCCGCGTCGAACACGATCCCAAAATGCTCCTTCTCACCGGCCAGGGCGATCACTTCGCCGGCGGCGCGGACATCAGCCAGCTCCGCGCGCGAACACGTGACGACGCGCTGCGCGGAATCAACCGCAACCTGTTCGACCGCATCGCCGCGCTCCCCCTTCCGACCGTCGCAGCGATTCGCGGCTATGCACTCGGCGGCGGCGCAGAACTGTCGTACGCCTGCGACATTCGAATCGCTTCGTCCACCGCGGTGTTCGGTAACCCCGAACCGGGTCTCGGGATCATGGCCGCGGCCGGAGCGAGCTATCGGCTGCCTACCCTCGTCGGTGTCTCCGTCGCCAAGCAGGTCCTGCTCGGTGGCCGCACACTCGACGCGGAAGCCGCGCTGTGTTCCGGCTTGGTGATGGACGTCGTCGAAAATCCGCTGGCCGCTGCGCATGCACTGCTCGATCGTGTCGCAAAGCAGGCTCCGCTGGCGCTGAAGCTGACCAAGAAGATCGTCGATGCACCGGGATCGCACCCGTGGGCTGACGATATCGCCCAAGCCGTCCTGTTCGAGACCGAAGACAAACAACGCCGCATGACGGCATTCCTGGAGAAGAAATGA